From the Ruminiclostridium josui JCM 17888 genome, one window contains:
- the lepA gene encoding translation elongation factor 4 — MPSERQKYIRNFCIIAHIDHGKSTLADRLLEKTGVLTTREMQEQVLDNMELERERGITIKAQAVRMVYKASDGHEYIYNLIDTPGHVDFNYEVSRSLAACEGAILVVDAAQGIEAQTLANVYLALEHNLEIMPVINKIDLPSAQPDVVKKEIEDVIGLDASEAPMVSAKNGLNIEEVLEKIVDMIPCPDSDENAPLRALIFDSFYDSYKGVIVYMRVKEGTVKTGDTIRMMYTKKEFVVTELGYLRPGGLSPSDELKAGDVGYIAASIKNVRDTRVGDTITLADNPAKEPLPGYKKVNSMVFCGIYPADGSKYGDLRDALEKLQLNDAALTFEPESSVALGFGFRCGFLGLLHMEIIQERLEREYNFDLVTTAPSVIYKVTTTNGDVIEIDNPTNLPPVTEIDMMEEPVVKATIMVPTEYVGNIMELSQERRGVYKDMSYIDEGRAVLTYEMPLNEIIYDFFDALKSRTKGYASFDYELIGYRESDLVKLDIMLNGEIVDALSFIVHREKAVSRGRRMAEKLKESIPRQMFEIPIQACIGGKIIARETVKAFRKDVLAKCYGGDITRKRKLLEKQKEGKKRMRQVGSVEVPQEAFMSVLKLD; from the coding sequence ATGCCTAGTGAACGACAGAAATATATAAGAAATTTTTGTATAATAGCACATATAGACCATGGTAAGTCAACTCTGGCAGACAGATTATTGGAAAAGACCGGAGTTCTGACAACCAGAGAGATGCAGGAACAGGTTCTAGACAATATGGAGCTTGAAAGAGAACGTGGGATAACCATAAAGGCCCAAGCGGTCAGAATGGTTTATAAAGCCTCTGACGGTCATGAATACATTTATAATTTAATAGATACTCCCGGACATGTTGACTTTAACTATGAGGTATCAAGAAGCCTTGCAGCGTGTGAAGGTGCAATTCTGGTTGTTGATGCAGCACAGGGTATAGAAGCTCAGACTCTGGCAAATGTTTATCTTGCACTGGAGCATAATCTAGAGATAATGCCGGTTATAAATAAAATAGATCTTCCAAGTGCCCAACCTGACGTTGTAAAGAAAGAAATAGAAGACGTAATAGGTCTTGATGCTTCGGAGGCGCCAATGGTATCAGCTAAGAATGGGCTAAACATTGAGGAGGTTCTTGAGAAGATAGTTGATATGATTCCGTGCCCTGATTCTGATGAAAATGCTCCTCTTCGAGCATTGATATTTGACTCATTCTATGACAGCTATAAGGGTGTTATAGTTTATATGAGGGTTAAGGAAGGTACTGTAAAAACAGGTGACACAATAAGAATGATGTATACTAAAAAAGAATTTGTTGTCACCGAGTTGGGATATTTAAGACCGGGAGGACTATCTCCTTCCGATGAATTAAAAGCCGGTGATGTAGGATATATAGCGGCAAGTATCAAGAATGTAAGGGATACCCGTGTTGGTGATACCATAACTCTTGCTGACAATCCTGCAAAAGAACCGCTTCCGGGATATAAAAAAGTAAATTCCATGGTTTTCTGCGGTATTTATCCTGCCGACGGCTCAAAGTACGGCGATCTTCGCGATGCTTTGGAAAAGCTTCAACTAAATGATGCGGCCCTTACTTTTGAACCTGAGTCATCGGTGGCTCTTGGTTTTGGTTTCAGATGCGGATTCCTTGGATTACTTCATATGGAAATAATTCAGGAGAGGCTTGAAAGAGAATATAATTTTGACTTGGTTACAACTGCTCCAAGTGTTATATATAAAGTTACTACCACAAATGGTGATGTCATTGAGATAGATAACCCTACAAATCTTCCGCCAGTTACTGAAATTGATATGATGGAGGAGCCTGTGGTAAAGGCAACAATTATGGTGCCCACAGAATATGTAGGTAACATTATGGAATTGTCACAGGAGAGAAGAGGGGTATACAAGGACATGTCCTATATTGATGAGGGCAGGGCTGTGCTTACTTATGAAATGCCTCTGAATGAGATAATATATGACTTTTTTGATGCGTTAAAATCAAGAACAAAGGGCTATGCATCCTTTGACTATGAGCTTATCGGTTACAGGGAATCCGACCTTGTAAAGCTTGATATAATGCTAAACGGTGAAATAGTGGATGCTTTGTCCTTTATAGTACACCGTGAAAAAGCTGTGTCAAGAGGCAGAAGAATGGCGGAAAAGCTAAAGGAATCAATACCAAGACAGATGTTTGAAATACCTATTCAGGCATGTATTGGAGGAAAAATAATAGCACGTGAAACCGTTAAGGCATTCAGAAAAGACGTATTGGCAAAATGTTACGGTGGTGACATAACCAGAAAGAGAAAACTCCTTGAAAAACAGAAGGAGGGGAAGAAACGTATGCGTCAGGTAGGCTCAGTAGAAGTTCCACAGGAAGCATTCATGAGCGTTCTGAAGCTTGATTAA
- a CDS encoding stalk domain-containing protein, with product MKKALLFFIIIAITLTLFPGVSSAAADSKTLAKVETAKIEKLDGICSIKIIYPVLSGFDSAKKINDLLNDENLDSIGYIRREQVYLEEYIKDMPQREQNLPLASIDSLYDYNTSGDILSLVTNTYVYTGGAHGTTTLEAYTMNTKTGEIYTFNSLFNPNSNYKKVIQDKIKKSIDKEKDLYFDDAKTTVDEANSNYKFYIDGNNLVIYFGLYELRPYAGGIAKFSIPAKELKGLLKDDVYNQMINAKALERIRLNGISIKNQFKTFDKDYVLMVPLKAAAEILGYKVGWDSKKGASIAGGYIKNNVGTYYTADSKKIKLTPAQIVENVMYVPITFFSEVLKEDVSYDGEAIRFFTKSTVAPSQFDLQSTEFMRADSAKECAELYAKAIEERKGVLQYGLMSPQLRAVKKTYFEELDWVTGVSSPWITTYNIKDNGDGTFKITFHWTTSAGKSPDTIVTLSISKVKDQDYFEITDIKE from the coding sequence ATGAAAAAAGCATTATTATTCTTTATCATTATTGCAATTACACTAACTTTATTTCCAGGTGTTTCCTCTGCTGCTGCGGATTCAAAAACCTTAGCAAAAGTTGAGACTGCAAAGATTGAAAAACTTGATGGCATCTGTTCTATTAAGATTATATATCCTGTTTTAAGCGGTTTTGATTCAGCTAAAAAAATCAATGATTTACTAAACGACGAAAACCTTGATTCTATCGGATATATCAGAAGAGAACAGGTGTATTTAGAAGAATACATAAAAGATATGCCCCAAAGAGAGCAAAATCTTCCTTTGGCTTCCATAGACTCATTATATGATTATAACACAAGCGGAGATATTCTCTCTTTGGTTACAAATACATATGTATACACCGGTGGTGCACATGGTACAACTACACTTGAAGCTTACACAATGAATACCAAAACTGGTGAAATATATACCTTTAATTCTTTATTTAACCCTAACTCGAACTACAAGAAAGTTATTCAGGATAAAATAAAGAAGTCAATAGATAAAGAAAAGGATTTGTATTTTGATGATGCAAAGACTACTGTAGATGAAGCAAACAGTAATTACAAATTTTATATTGACGGAAACAACCTTGTAATATACTTTGGATTATATGAATTAAGACCATATGCAGGTGGGATAGCAAAATTCAGCATACCTGCCAAGGAACTTAAAGGATTGCTTAAAGATGATGTCTATAATCAGATGATAAATGCAAAAGCTTTGGAGAGAATTAGATTAAACGGTATAAGTATAAAAAACCAGTTTAAAACCTTTGATAAAGACTATGTATTAATGGTACCCCTTAAAGCTGCTGCTGAAATTCTTGGCTACAAAGTAGGATGGGATTCAAAAAAAGGAGCAAGCATAGCCGGCGGATATATTAAGAATAATGTTGGCACGTATTATACAGCAGATTCTAAAAAAATAAAGCTTACTCCGGCCCAAATAGTTGAGAATGTAATGTATGTACCAATAACATTTTTTTCAGAGGTTCTAAAAGAGGATGTAAGTTATGACGGGGAAGCAATAAGGTTTTTTACCAAATCAACAGTAGCCCCAAGTCAGTTTGACTTACAGAGCACTGAGTTTATGAGAGCTGACAGTGCAAAAGAATGTGCTGAGCTATATGCAAAAGCAATAGAAGAACGTAAAGGAGTACTTCAATATGGTCTTATGTCACCACAATTAAGGGCTGTTAAGAAAACTTACTTTGAAGAATTGGATTGGGTAACAGGAGTATCCAGCCCATGGATTACAACATACAATATTAAAGATAATGGAGATGGTACTTTTAAAATAACATTCCATTGGACTACATCTGCAGGAAAATCACCTGACACAATAGTAACCCTATCCATAAGTAAGGTTAAGGATCAGGATTACTTTGAGATTACTGACATTAAAGAGTAA
- the spoIIP gene encoding stage II sporulation protein P translates to MRDTIYDNTYLEGNKGNLTKLPIILCAVGGIVLGGLAFSLANGKVKIPIDLKQISSGNVTTIQSSESIKEYVFKLFGIDIYNPITILNTNYPYFKMFYDEKYQPPASEKVQQEIKKIQNAQTESIQPQENLAQKPSDTSTVQFKEASSSITFEGDVEETDQNNNPIVSSGKINIKNETSLKIDIKKLLNEPLKLAPDKKGPKILIYHTHTTECFLKSADEIGKSNTPSRTTNNKYNVVRVGEALINNLKKYNIDVLHNTTIHDADYNSSYIKSLNTLTGYVEKYSSLKMVIDLHRDAASEGKLRAVQNINGKNVAEIMFVIGTDAKLNNPRWKENLKLAIKVQARLNEICPGIAKPIYVSKNRYNQHLLNGSVIVEIGGDGNVIDECVRSTSYLAQAINDVIFKKK, encoded by the coding sequence ATGAGAGATACTATTTACGATAATACCTATCTGGAAGGAAATAAGGGTAATCTGACAAAGCTACCTATAATTTTGTGTGCCGTTGGCGGTATTGTACTGGGGGGGTTAGCCTTTAGTTTGGCAAATGGAAAGGTAAAAATACCTATTGATTTAAAACAGATTAGCTCGGGAAATGTTACAACAATACAATCATCTGAAAGCATAAAAGAGTATGTTTTTAAGCTTTTTGGAATTGACATTTACAATCCTATAACAATATTAAATACAAATTATCCATATTTTAAAATGTTTTACGATGAAAAGTATCAGCCTCCTGCTTCTGAAAAAGTGCAGCAGGAGATTAAGAAAATCCAAAATGCACAGACAGAATCCATACAGCCTCAGGAAAATTTAGCACAAAAGCCTTCAGATACTTCTACAGTACAATTTAAAGAGGCATCAAGCAGTATAACCTTTGAGGGGGATGTAGAAGAAACAGATCAAAATAATAATCCTATTGTTTCAAGCGGAAAAATCAACATTAAAAACGAAACAAGCCTAAAAATTGATATAAAGAAATTGCTAAATGAGCCTTTAAAGCTTGCTCCTGATAAAAAAGGTCCCAAGATATTAATTTATCATACCCACACAACGGAGTGCTTTTTAAAGAGTGCGGACGAAATTGGTAAGAGCAATACTCCTTCAAGGACTACCAATAATAAATACAATGTTGTCAGAGTGGGAGAGGCTTTAATAAATAATCTGAAAAAATATAATATAGATGTTCTACATAATACTACAATTCATGATGCCGACTACAACAGTTCCTACATAAAGTCTCTTAATACGCTGACAGGCTATGTTGAAAAGTATTCTTCTTTAAAAATGGTCATAGACCTTCACCGTGATGCTGCAAGCGAAGGAAAGCTAAGAGCAGTGCAGAATATTAACGGCAAAAATGTAGCAGAAATAATGTTTGTTATTGGAACAGATGCCAAGCTGAACAATCCTCGGTGGAAGGAGAATTTAAAACTTGCAATTAAAGTTCAGGCTAGACTTAACGAAATTTGCCCAGGAATCGCTAAGCCAATCTACGTAAGTAAAAACAGGTACAACCAGCATTTGTTAAACGGTTCGGTTATAGTTGAAATAGGAGGGGACGGAAATGTAATAGATGAATGTGTCCGCAGTACATCGTATCTAGCACAAGCTATAAATGATGTTATATTCAAAAAGAAATAG
- a CDS encoding response regulator transcription factor — MNILVCDDDKEIVDAIEIYLKNEGYCVYKAYNGSEALSVFDNTEIHLLIIDIMMPVMDGIRATMKIREKYNIPVLMLSAKSEDTDKIIGLNMGADDYVTKPFNPLELLARVKSLLRRYLSLGSFVAQSGVFKTGDLVINDDAKEVKVDDKLVRLTPVEYKILKFLCENAGKVFSIDQIYEQVWNEPSFSPENTVAVHIRRIREKIEINPKEPKYLKVVWGIGYKIEKI, encoded by the coding sequence GTGAATATTCTTGTTTGTGATGATGATAAGGAAATTGTGGATGCCATCGAGATTTATCTTAAAAATGAAGGTTATTGTGTTTATAAGGCATATAACGGTTCTGAAGCCCTTTCAGTCTTTGATAATACAGAAATACATCTGCTCATTATTGATATAATGATGCCTGTAATGGATGGAATCCGTGCTACAATGAAAATTCGTGAAAAATATAATATTCCTGTCTTAATGTTAAGTGCAAAATCAGAAGACACTGATAAAATTATAGGTCTTAACATGGGGGCGGATGATTATGTAACGAAGCCCTTTAACCCCCTAGAACTTCTTGCTAGAGTAAAGTCACTACTTAGAAGATATTTATCATTGGGCAGTTTTGTAGCACAATCTGGTGTATTCAAAACAGGAGACCTTGTTATTAACGATGATGCAAAAGAAGTAAAAGTTGACGATAAACTGGTAAGGTTAACACCTGTAGAATATAAAATTTTAAAATTTTTGTGTGAAAATGCCGGAAAAGTGTTTTCAATTGATCAAATATATGAGCAAGTGTGGAATGAACCCTCCTTTTCACCAGAAAATACAGTTGCTGTCCATATAAGAAGAATTCGCGAAAAAATTGAAATCAATCCGAAAGAACCAAAATATTTAAAGGTGGTGTGGGGAATTGGATATAAAATTGAAAAAATATAG
- a CDS encoding histidine kinase dimerization/phospho-acceptor domain-containing protein: MDIKLKKYSYSVWLKALAVIVCVAGMLTTAYGITKAPYFDIGIQNKDFKKSIYLRDILNETYIQVCDISFNYINEDNIKSGTCLDKNDINDRKEQLLKDKQTEINRINDYYRSILADSSNLNDDLDDITESQLKKNTEIQKLLDERKSEIEKIENEYKTKISNIETDYIKEQLADYHMKLDSLNKIKGIYYTVVNNGTVTLTNTNNSNVTGFFNSLPVSFQLTQQAGNNIDTFFYTGNFPSDTTIFIGLSQERYDSELSVYNHNVREGLTGIRFLGIGIVAFLIALSYIIYATGRSTRKDGLLLIPIDDIYLDVAMVVLAGIIILCIATLFQYGGYIIFKNSSYYNMNILTVLLCIAISFGTLVGIVFVTMFVRRLKRHEVIKSTLTYKAFIWIKDSFFKRLYEKMLSVYDNSPAAIRLILIFGIYAVVTLVGVVLLFTGSFGILFGLALMVGINVTAVYFVLTAFKALKDITEGAKRIRSGEQSTNIPPQKIPEFRELSEIIESIADGLKHAVSSRVKAERMKAELITNVSHDLKTPLTSIITYVDLLKNEELTSQNSQKYLDIIDKKSQRLKTLTEDLFEAAKASSGSIAVNPEEINIVSLINQGLGELSDKIQASGLNFRTNFSSDKLLVMADGRLLWRVIENLISNALKYAMPNSRVYIETSDVNDNVVVSIKNISAYELNIPPDELMERFKRGDSSRNSEGSGLGLSIARSLTEIQGGSFSINIDGDLFKATVVIPKAK, from the coding sequence TTGGATATAAAATTGAAAAAATATAGCTATTCCGTATGGCTTAAAGCTTTGGCAGTTATAGTATGTGTTGCTGGAATGCTTACGACAGCGTACGGAATAACAAAAGCCCCTTATTTTGATATAGGAATTCAGAATAAGGATTTTAAAAAAAGTATTTACCTACGGGACATTCTAAACGAAACTTACATTCAGGTTTGTGATATTTCTTTTAACTACATAAATGAAGATAATATAAAATCAGGAACCTGTTTGGATAAAAATGATATAAATGATAGAAAAGAGCAACTGCTTAAGGATAAGCAAACAGAGATTAACAGAATAAACGATTATTACCGTTCAATACTAGCTGACTCTTCAAATCTTAATGATGATTTAGATGATATTACCGAGTCTCAGCTAAAAAAAAATACTGAGATACAGAAGTTGTTGGATGAAAGAAAAAGCGAAATAGAAAAAATAGAAAATGAGTATAAAACAAAGATATCTAACATCGAAACCGATTATATCAAAGAACAATTGGCTGATTACCATATGAAACTAGATTCTCTAAATAAAATCAAAGGAATCTATTACACCGTCGTAAATAATGGTACTGTAACATTAACTAATACCAATAACAGTAATGTTACAGGTTTCTTTAATTCACTCCCTGTAAGTTTTCAACTAACTCAGCAAGCAGGAAATAATATAGACACATTTTTTTATACAGGCAATTTCCCCTCTGATACTACTATCTTTATAGGACTATCACAGGAAAGATATGATTCTGAACTCTCAGTCTATAACCATAATGTCAGAGAAGGCCTTACAGGAATAAGATTTTTAGGTATTGGAATAGTGGCCTTTCTAATTGCCCTTTCCTATATTATTTATGCCACAGGAAGAAGCACCCGTAAAGATGGGCTCCTTCTTATACCCATAGATGATATATATCTTGATGTGGCTATGGTAGTTTTAGCGGGAATTATAATACTTTGTATTGCAACATTGTTCCAATATGGAGGGTATATCATATTCAAAAACAGCTCTTATTATAATATGAACATTTTGACTGTTCTGTTATGCATTGCAATATCCTTTGGAACCCTTGTCGGAATCGTTTTTGTTACAATGTTTGTAAGAAGGCTTAAGAGGCATGAAGTTATAAAGAGTACACTTACCTACAAAGCTTTTATTTGGATTAAAGACAGCTTTTTTAAGAGATTATACGAAAAAATGCTATCTGTATATGATAACAGTCCTGCTGCAATAAGATTAATTCTGATTTTCGGAATATATGCTGTTGTCACATTAGTTGGAGTAGTATTACTGTTCACTGGATCATTTGGTATACTCTTCGGGCTGGCCCTAATGGTTGGTATTAATGTTACAGCAGTTTATTTTGTACTGACGGCCTTTAAGGCTTTAAAGGATATAACGGAAGGAGCTAAAAGAATTCGCTCTGGGGAACAGTCAACTAATATTCCACCTCAGAAAATTCCTGAGTTCAGAGAACTCTCAGAAATCATTGAGAGTATTGCTGATGGACTAAAACACGCAGTCAGCAGTCGAGTTAAAGCGGAAAGGATGAAAGCCGAGTTGATTACCAATGTTTCTCATGACCTTAAAACTCCTTTGACCTCTATAATAACTTATGTTGATTTGTTAAAAAATGAGGAACTTACTTCTCAAAACTCTCAAAAATATCTGGATATAATTGATAAAAAGTCTCAAAGGCTCAAAACATTAACGGAAGACTTGTTTGAGGCTGCAAAAGCATCCAGTGGAAGTATAGCAGTTAACCCAGAAGAAATAAATATTGTATCCTTAATAAATCAAGGCCTTGGTGAATTATCAGACAAAATTCAGGCTTCCGGTCTAAATTTCAGGACTAATTTTTCATCTGACAAACTGCTTGTCATGGCTGACGGCAGGCTTCTTTGGAGAGTTATAGAAAACCTGATTTCAAATGCTTTAAAATATGCAATGCCCAACTCCAGAGTTTATATTGAAACGTCAGATGTAAATGACAACGTAGTTGTTTCCATAAAAAATATTTCTGCATATGAATTGAATATCCCTCCAGATGAGCTTATGGAGCGCTTTAAAAGAGGAGATTCGTCACGTAACAGTGAAGGTTCTGGTCTCGGCCTTTCAATAGCCAGAAGCCTTACGGAAATTCAAGGTGGAAGTTTTTCAATCAATATTGATGGAGACCTTTTTAAAGCAACAGTTGTAATACCTAAAGCAAAATAA